CACCAGCTGCCCGATTCGCACATCCTCCGCCACATAACCGCCAAAAGCTTCAACTCCACCTATTCTTTCCAGGACCTCTCTTTTGATGGCAATAGTGCCACCTGCTACTCCCAGCCTAAAAATCGAAGCATAGGGCAGCCATTGGGCCAGGATAGTGGCATTGAGCTGCAGTTGATAAATCCAGGCCCAAAATCCTTGGGGCTTGACATGTACTGGTAGCGCTGAGACAACTCCTATTTTTTGCTTGTTGTATAGCTGGGAAGCTATCCTGGCAATGAAATCTGGTCCTGCGTACATGTCGGCGTCGCTCAGGATAAGACAATCATATTTGGCCAGCTTTAAGCCGTAAAAGAGGTTGCTGCTCTTGGCCGTTAGACTGTTTTTTACCGGATTAACTGTGATTTGTATATCCAGCCGGGGGAATTCGGCTTTTAATTTATTGAGTAGAGGTAGCGCAGGGTCATCAGCATCCTGCAAACTGAAAATGAGTTGGTAGGGTACGGCCAGTTTTTGTTCACAAAAGGATTTAAAGTTTTGATAGGCGTCAGCATCAATGCCTTTCACGGGCTTGATTACCGAAATTCCCCAGGGTACGTGAGTTGCTTTGATTTCCCTGCTTTTTTTAAGTCCGCGGGCTGCAGCAAAGAAATGAAAAAAGATCAACAGGGCAAAAGCCGTTGTCATAATTAAGACAAGAGACATGAGTTATCCTCCGGAATACGTAAATGTAGCAACAGTTAATTATTTTAGTAATTCTGCCTTTCAGCGCAAAATCCTTGTTTATGGAAAAAGTTAAACAAGACAGGGCAGCTTTTTATATTGGCAGCTTTGGCAGTAAGCCACTGCTAATTGGATGAAAATTGCTATAGAACCGGCTGGAGTTGCTGGCTTTAATTGCTGACGGTTTACTTTGACAGTATAAACTTGTTTAAGATATGATGGCTTTAAAAGTTATATTTGTTTTTTGGAGGTAACCATGCAGGATTTGGAGTTGGCAATAAAAAGGCTAGAGCTCGTAAAACAAAGCCTGGAAACAGAGACGATCGATCTCAAAGCAGCATTGGAGATTGTTGTACACCATCTTATTGAACTTTGTGAAGCGGTGCAGGAAAAAAGAGGCAGATGAGCTTGTTTTGCCAGTGTGGCGCTTTTTTATTTTCCCTGTTCGCTGTATAGTGAGCATGTTATAATTTAATCAGGGGAAATTTGTCCATATAAAAAATCCAAAAAGGGAAGGAAGATAAATGAGTATACATAAGTGGCATAACGATGTTGTCGGACAAAAAGTGGTCGAGGCGCTGCAAAAAAATAACTTTGATGCGGTATATTTTTCTAACCGCCAAGATGCCGTAGAACATGTGCTGAATATGATTCCTGAAGGAGCCAAAGTGGGAATTGGTGGTTCAATGACCGTGGCTGAACTTGAGTTGCCTCAAAAGATCGAGAGCAAAGGTGCGAAGCTGTTAAACCATAATGCGCCGGGACTGTCAGCGGAAGAAAGATTGGAGATTCGCCGGCAGCAGCTTTTAAGCGATGTTTTTTTGAGCAGCACTAATGCTTTGACACTGGATGGTTTTCTGGTCAATATGGACGGGACAGGCAACAGGGTTGCGGCAATGACTTTTGGACCAAAAAAAGTAATCATTATTGCCGGTATCAATAAAATCTGTAAAGATGTGCATGCCGCTTATGAGCGCATTAGGGAAATAGCTTCTCCGAAAAACAACAAGCGGTTGGATCTACCAAATCCCTGCGCTGTAACCGGCCTTTGCGCCGACTGTCAGGGCAAAACCAGGATCTG
This region of Zhaonella formicivorans genomic DNA includes:
- a CDS encoding glycosyltransferase, whose protein sequence is MSLVLIMTTAFALLIFFHFFAAARGLKKSREIKATHVPWGISVIKPVKGIDADAYQNFKSFCEQKLAVPYQLIFSLQDADDPALPLLNKLKAEFPRLDIQITVNPVKNSLTAKSSNLFYGLKLAKYDCLILSDADMYAGPDFIARIASQLYNKQKIGVVSALPVHVKPQGFWAWIYQLQLNATILAQWLPYASIFRLGVAGGTIAIKREVLERIGGVEAFGGYVAEDVRIGQLVKEAGYQVAVGPVIYSPVGAKTLGDLASLLARGSIIYRRMLHTALEVPYLVVAYCYLLLTILGIFAANTTFFTAAAIHLTSKIITAALITRTAGTSGKEAFLVPILDVIFIYLYFHTLQKGVLTWRGIAYKVDEQGRMLPVN
- a CDS encoding lactate utilization protein; this translates as MSIHKWHNDVVGQKVVEALQKNNFDAVYFSNRQDAVEHVLNMIPEGAKVGIGGSMTVAELELPQKIESKGAKLLNHNAPGLSAEERLEIRRQQLLSDVFLSSTNALTLDGFLVNMDGTGNRVAAMTFGPKKVIIIAGINKICKDVHAAYERIREIASPKNNKRLDLPNPCAVTGLCADCQGKTRICNVFSVMKRKPSFTDVTVVVVGEILGY